The Paramormyrops kingsleyae isolate MSU_618 chromosome 11, PKINGS_0.4, whole genome shotgun sequence genome includes a window with the following:
- the LOC111859360 gene encoding transcriptional repressor CTCF-like, with amino-acid sequence MEGNPADVVTDDCADAFKAKDCKTYQRRREGDEGEGLGAELLQGVAQQVGVVGMNTGMEMMVVDSLVDQALLQVKPPEGMEVGVAHSQVGVAMPTSATVDDTQIITLQVVNMEEQAGMGLGGLQLVQVPVGTVPVAGGPGVVDELQGTYVGTADTMAKDGEPVICHTLPLPEGFQVVKVGANGEVETVEQDELQPPDEPEPLEMQNEDPDYQPPTRKLKKAKKSRLRYNTEEGRDMDVSVYDFEEEQQEGMLSEVNAEKVVGNMKPPKPTKIKKKGVKKTFQCELCSYTCPRRSNLDRHMKSHTDERPHKCHLCGRAFRTVTLLRNHLNTHTGTRPHKCGDCDMAFVTSGELVRHRRYKHTHEKPFKCSMCDYSSVEVSKLKRHIRSHTGERPFQCSLCSYASRDTYKLKRHMRTHSGEKPYECYICHARFTQSGTMKMHILQKHTENVAKFHCPHCDTVIARKSDLGVHLRKQHSYIESGRKCRYCDAVFHERYALIQHQKSHKNEKRFKCDQCEYACRQERHMVMHKRTHTGEKPYACSQCEKTFRQKQLLDMHFRRYHDPSFVPTSFVCSKCDKAFTRRNTMIRHTENCTGVDSADAENGAPPRRGRGGRKKKMRSRRDDDDDDDSEDHAEAELDDIDEDDDGLLPDVDMDMEMEQAPPTIPIPAPVTPPVKRKRGRPPGRTNQPKPSPKAAIVQVEDQNTVKERDPDGASTGVTTVEADAGAVHLPLVEAAPNGDLTPEMILSMMDR; translated from the exons ATGGAAGGTAACCCAGCCGACGTTGTCACAGACGACTGTGCCGATGCCTTTAAGGCCAAGGACTGCAAGACCTACCAGCGGCGCCGGGAAGGAGATGAGGGCGAGGGGTTGGGGGCAGAACTTCTGCAAGGTGTAGCCCAGCAGGTGGGCGTGGTGGGCATGAACACTGGAATGGAGATGATGGTGGTGGATTCCCTGGTGGACCAAGCACTGCTGCAAGTGAAGCCACCCGAGGGCATGGAGGTGGGAGTGGCCCACTCTCAGGTGGGCGTCGCAATGCCTACCTCGGCAACCGTGGACGACACGCAGATCATCACCCTGCAGGTGGTCAATATGGAGGAGCAGGCAGGCATGGGCCTAGGCGGGCTGCAACTGGTGCAGGTGCCGGTTGGCACAGTGCCCGTGGCTGGTGGCCCTGGTGTGGTGGATGAGCTGCAGGGAACCTATGTGGGCACCGCTGACACCATGGCAAAGGATGGAGAGCCCGTCATATGCCACACGCTGCCTCTGCCGGAAGGATTCCAG GTGGTGAAGGTTGGTGCCAATGGGGAGGTGGAGACAGTGGAGCAGGACGAGCTGCAACCTCCAGATGAGCCAGAGCCCTTGGAGATGCAAAATGAGGACCCTGACTATCAGCCGCCGACCAGGAAACTGAAGAAGGCCAAGAAGAGCAGGCTGCGGTACAACACAGAGGAGGGCCGCGACATGGATGTGTCAGTCTACGACTTcgaggaggagcagcaggagggCATGCTGTCGGAGGTCAACGCTGAGAAGGTGGTGGGTAACATGAAACCCCCCAAGCCCACCAAGATCAAGAAGAAAG GTGTAAAGAAGACCTTCCAGTGTGAGCTCTGCAGCTACACATGTCCACGGCGCTCCAATCTAGACCGCCACATGAAGAGTCACACTGACGAGAGACCCCACAAGTGTCACCTGTGTGGCCGAGCTTTCAGGACCGTCACCCTGCTCAGGAACCACCTGAACACTCACACAG GGACACGGCCCCACAAGTGCGGAGACTGTGACATGGCCTTCGTCACCAGCGGAGAGCTGGTTCGACACCGTCGTTACAAGCATACCCACGAGAAGCCTTTCAAGTGCTCCATGTGTGACTACTCCAGTGTGGAG GTGAGCAAGCTGAAGCGCCACATCCGCTCGCACACGGGGGAGCGACCTTTCCAGTGTAGCCTGTGCAGCTATGCTAGCAGGGACACCTACAAGCTGAAGAGGCACATGAGGACTCACTCGG GAGAGAAACCATATGAGTGCTACATCTGCCACGCCCGCTTTACGCAGAGCGGCACCATGAAGATGCACATCCTGCAAAAGCACACGGAGAACGTGGCCAAGTTCCACTGTCCCCACTGTGACACCGTCATTGCCCGCAAGAGCGACCTAG GCGTCCACCTGAGGAAGCAGCACTCGTACATCGAGAGCGGCAGGAAGTGCCGCTACTGCGACGCCGTGTTCCATGAGCGCTACGCCCTCATCCAGCACCAGAAGTCCCACAAGAACGAGAAGCGCTTCAAGTGTGACCAGTGCGAGTACGCCTGTCGGCAG GAGCGGCACATGGTGATGCACAAGCGGACACACACCGGCGAAAAGCCTTATGCCTGCAGCCAGTGCGAGAAGACCTTCAGGCAGAAGCAGCTGCTCGATATGCACTTCCGACGATACCACGACCCCAGCTTCGTGCCCACATCATTCGTGTGCTCCAAGTGCGACAAGGCCTTCACTCGCAGG AACACTATGATCAGACACACTGAGAACTGCACTGGAGTCGACTCGGCTGATGCGGAGAACGGTGCCCCCCCAAGAAGGGGCCGAGGGGGCAGGAAGAAGAAGATGCGTAGCAGGAGGgatgacgacgacgacgacgacagCG AAGATCACGCAGAAGCGGAGCTGGATGACATCGATGAGGATGACGATGGCCTGCTGCCTGACGTGGACATGGACATGGAGATGGAGCAGGCCCCACCCACCATCCCCATCCCTGCCCCTGTGACCCCGCCTGTTAAGAGGAAACGTGGTCGACCACCAGGCAGAACCAATCAACCGAAACCCTCCCCAA AGGCGGCCATCGTGCAGGTTGAGGACCAGAACACGGTGAAGGAGAGAGATCCCGATGGGGCCAGCACGGGGGTGACCACGGTGGAGGCGGATGCCGGAGCCGTGCATTTGCCTTTAGTGGAGGCTGCGCCCAACGGGGACCTGACCCCTGAGATGATTCTGAGCATGATGGACCGGTGA